Proteins encoded together in one Microbacterium sp. zg-Y625 window:
- a CDS encoding ABC transporter ATP-binding protein, giving the protein MIEAHSLTKRYGAKTAVDSIDFTVRSGVVTGFLGPNGAGKSTTMRMIMGLDRPSSGSVTVNGMPYARHRAPLRQVGALLEAKAVHPGRSARNHLLAVAATHRIGSKRVDEVIALTGLDSVARKRVGGFSLGMGQRLGLAVALLGDPATLILDEPVNGLDPEGVVWVRRLARSLAAEGRTVFLSSHLMSEMAQTADHLIILGRGRIVADAPVGKILAGTEGDSVQVRTPRVVGLSRLLEAEGATVMTLEHDLMSVTRLTAPRIAEIAAAAGIVVYGLTPVARSLEEAYMELTRDDVEYRSMEATR; this is encoded by the coding sequence TCACTCCCTGACCAAGCGTTACGGCGCGAAGACCGCCGTCGACAGCATCGACTTCACCGTGCGTTCCGGGGTGGTGACCGGGTTCCTCGGGCCGAACGGGGCAGGCAAGTCCACCACGATGCGCATGATCATGGGCCTGGACCGCCCGTCATCCGGTTCGGTGACGGTCAACGGCATGCCCTACGCCCGGCACCGTGCCCCGCTTCGGCAAGTCGGCGCGCTCCTGGAAGCCAAGGCTGTCCACCCCGGGCGCAGCGCCCGCAACCATCTGCTCGCGGTGGCCGCCACGCATCGCATCGGGTCGAAGCGCGTGGACGAGGTGATCGCACTCACGGGACTCGACTCCGTCGCGCGCAAGCGCGTGGGCGGGTTCTCGCTGGGCATGGGCCAGCGGCTCGGGCTCGCCGTAGCGCTGCTGGGAGACCCGGCGACGCTGATCCTCGACGAGCCGGTGAACGGGCTCGACCCCGAGGGCGTGGTGTGGGTGCGCCGGCTCGCGCGAAGCCTCGCGGCGGAGGGCCGCACCGTCTTCCTCTCCTCGCACCTGATGAGCGAGATGGCGCAGACGGCCGACCACCTCATCATCCTCGGCCGGGGCCGCATCGTCGCCGACGCTCCCGTGGGCAAGATCCTCGCGGGCACCGAGGGCGATTCGGTGCAGGTGCGCACGCCGCGGGTCGTCGGGCTCTCGCGCCTGCTCGAAGCGGAGGGTGCGACCGTGATGACCCTGGAGCACGACCTGATGTCGGTGACCCGGCTCACCGCCCCGCGCATCGCCGAGATCGCCGCGGCCGCCGGCATCGTGGTCTACGGACTCACCCCGGTGGCGCGGTCTCTCGAAGAGGCCTACATGGAACTGACCCGAGACGACGTCGAATACCGCAGCATGGAGGCGACCCGATGA
- a CDS encoding ABC transporter permease subunit, whose protein sequence is MSTTATHPALSPVGHDLRFTGVVRAEWIKFRSIRSTWWAYAILVVLTVGFGAQMSASLSFQGVEVVPTQDAIQDMAVYAVMVSTDVSTLVVSVLGVLLIAGEYGTGMMRSTLTAVPKRLPALLAKALVLAVVTFVVSAVAFAITVPISVGLFAGNGFDVALNDPQYWLALLGGAGYLVLVGLIAFGIGALLRNTAGGIAVAVGLVLAAPLALSLVLGFASSGWVENVATLLPSTAGSLLFSYPTEQSWVDLLPPSSEGWLTEPWQGGLVLVGWAVVLFTAAAVLLKRRDA, encoded by the coding sequence ATGAGCACCACCGCCACGCACCCCGCCCTCTCCCCCGTCGGCCATGATCTGCGTTTCACCGGTGTGGTGCGCGCGGAGTGGATCAAGTTCCGCAGCATCCGCTCCACCTGGTGGGCCTACGCGATCCTGGTGGTGCTCACGGTCGGGTTCGGAGCGCAGATGTCCGCGTCGCTCAGCTTCCAGGGCGTCGAGGTCGTTCCCACCCAAGACGCCATCCAGGACATGGCGGTGTACGCCGTGATGGTCAGCACCGATGTCAGCACGCTCGTCGTGAGCGTGCTGGGCGTGCTCCTGATCGCCGGCGAGTACGGCACCGGCATGATGCGGTCCACCCTCACCGCCGTGCCGAAGCGCCTGCCGGCGCTGCTCGCCAAAGCGCTCGTCCTCGCCGTCGTGACCTTCGTCGTGAGCGCGGTCGCGTTCGCGATCACGGTTCCCATCTCGGTGGGGCTGTTCGCGGGCAACGGTTTCGATGTGGCCCTCAACGACCCGCAGTACTGGCTCGCGCTGCTCGGAGGTGCGGGCTACCTCGTGCTGGTGGGTCTCATCGCGTTCGGCATCGGGGCCCTCCTGCGCAACACCGCCGGGGGCATCGCGGTTGCGGTCGGCCTGGTGCTGGCGGCGCCGCTCGCGCTGAGCCTCGTGCTCGGCTTCGCGTCGTCGGGCTGGGTGGAGAACGTCGCGACGCTGCTGCCGTCGACCGCCGGCAGCCTCCTCTTCAGCTACCCCACCGAGCAGAGCTGGGTGGACCTTCTCCCACCGTCATCCGAGGGTTGGCTCACCGAACCGTGGCAGGGCGGGCTCGTTCTCGTCGGCTGGGCCGTGGTCCTGTTCACCGCCGCGGCCGTGCTGCTCAAGCGTCGGGATGCCTGA
- a CDS encoding GNAT family N-acetyltransferase, translating into MTQETTTGTGESATVQLDSGDRISSFTARFPDGRVAGRADFIEAQEGRAERIFFHTEVDPEYGGRGFGVLLLREALADSIRQGVTVVPVCPLFARHLTKHGGEYVAEGGAYRTPRRADIGLVGRALKGD; encoded by the coding sequence ATGACTCAGGAGACGACGACCGGCACGGGCGAAAGCGCGACGGTGCAGCTCGACAGCGGCGATCGCATCAGCAGCTTCACGGCGCGGTTCCCCGATGGGCGGGTCGCCGGACGGGCGGACTTCATCGAGGCGCAGGAGGGGCGCGCGGAGCGCATCTTCTTCCACACCGAGGTCGATCCGGAGTACGGCGGCCGTGGCTTCGGCGTGCTGCTGCTGCGCGAGGCGCTCGCCGACAGCATCCGCCAGGGCGTCACCGTGGTGCCGGTGTGCCCGCTGTTCGCCCGCCACCTCACGAAGCACGGCGGGGAGTACGTCGCCGAGGGCGGGGCCTACCGCACGCCGCGGCGGGCGGACATCGGTCTGGTGGGGCGCGCGCTCAAGGGCGACTGA
- a CDS encoding alpha/beta hydrolase family esterase, with amino-acid sequence MRRQSFRKQAVGLAAGVVAVAMAFAGPVPAIADDAGSADALDPQQYTGPRPPVIDTMRGNVLPVTGYYVEDVTVGDKTRTSKVYIPEDMYLRGYFTVVSVPDGWDTEEFLTDSGWIDIADERNEGLFILEADQESGDWGTVVEESAYITAALRVMEARSFYSTHGVHYIAGYGSGGAALQDYVANNPLFVASAAFIGTEDLDDIEAIGQKVYAPQPKFSEAHADPRFVSVPYNEVPVPVWFVNEDADDVAESVAYWKYANDVIDEAVDGAYGQTFHQKADSDRLPTAYSERVSQVAVREDDLAVDDRELTQQISEFLTFYTRYDNTSVFGNVLGVRPDYEEIGVDVKNLIVTEDDGQVWKRQYLVYENDQAAEAGGGAPVVYVFAGSTQPCTLFFDVTRWWEIADAYGFTVVVPCSQYQSSLTVGWNQNNTALERQADDYEYIKELTAVIDEDYNTDPGRRFAIGHSNGSMFDHGMAYRMPEYFTAIAGNGGTSNPTPDAGNSIVPMFLNMGENDLWNPYLSAPGSVRDVVSYWVDRNHVGHVDAPDSTQTGVGQLERTTLQRWENAQGIPLYMYGFTAGRDHNVSVDTMWDVWEQWFSKWSKDDTGRLYYDGEQVQGTGPDAPRVTVTPRTLGSKAYLSVSVHNPADVPVTVTVEAVFGSKTFTQVAPGATVSVSLNTRATLLPAGQLTVVSTGERDGETFTEPLTVEYGPYAG; translated from the coding sequence ATGAGAAGACAATCGTTCCGAAAGCAAGCCGTGGGGCTCGCGGCCGGGGTCGTGGCAGTGGCGATGGCATTCGCCGGGCCGGTGCCTGCGATCGCCGACGACGCCGGGTCTGCGGATGCGCTCGATCCGCAGCAGTACACCGGTCCACGGCCGCCGGTGATCGACACGATGCGCGGCAACGTGCTCCCGGTCACCGGTTACTACGTCGAGGACGTCACTGTCGGCGATAAGACGCGCACGAGCAAGGTGTACATCCCCGAAGACATGTATCTGCGCGGCTACTTCACAGTCGTGAGCGTTCCGGATGGTTGGGATACCGAGGAGTTCCTCACAGACAGCGGCTGGATCGACATCGCCGACGAACGGAACGAGGGGCTTTTCATCCTCGAGGCTGACCAGGAGTCCGGAGACTGGGGCACGGTGGTCGAGGAGTCGGCGTACATCACCGCGGCGCTGCGTGTGATGGAGGCACGCAGCTTCTATTCGACGCACGGCGTGCACTACATCGCCGGTTACGGTTCGGGCGGCGCGGCGCTGCAGGACTACGTCGCCAACAACCCGCTGTTCGTGGCGAGCGCAGCCTTCATCGGCACCGAAGACCTGGACGACATCGAAGCGATCGGCCAGAAGGTCTACGCGCCGCAGCCGAAATTCTCTGAAGCCCACGCGGATCCGCGATTCGTGTCGGTACCGTACAACGAGGTGCCGGTTCCGGTCTGGTTCGTGAACGAGGATGCCGACGATGTCGCCGAGTCGGTGGCGTATTGGAAGTACGCGAACGACGTCATCGACGAAGCCGTCGACGGCGCGTACGGCCAGACATTCCACCAGAAAGCCGACTCCGACCGCCTCCCGACGGCGTACAGCGAGCGCGTGTCGCAGGTCGCGGTGCGCGAAGATGACCTCGCGGTCGACGATCGAGAGCTCACGCAGCAGATCTCGGAGTTTCTGACCTTCTACACGCGCTACGACAACACGTCGGTCTTCGGCAACGTGCTCGGCGTTCGCCCCGATTACGAAGAGATCGGCGTCGACGTCAAGAACCTGATCGTCACCGAAGACGATGGGCAGGTGTGGAAGCGCCAGTACCTCGTCTACGAGAACGATCAGGCGGCTGAGGCCGGCGGCGGCGCGCCGGTCGTCTACGTGTTCGCGGGCTCGACCCAGCCGTGCACGCTGTTCTTCGATGTCACGCGATGGTGGGAGATCGCCGATGCGTACGGCTTCACGGTCGTCGTGCCCTGCTCCCAATACCAGTCATCGCTCACGGTCGGCTGGAACCAGAACAACACCGCTCTGGAACGCCAGGCAGACGACTACGAGTACATCAAGGAACTGACGGCTGTCATCGATGAGGACTACAACACCGACCCGGGCCGCCGCTTTGCGATCGGCCACTCGAACGGCTCGATGTTCGACCACGGCATGGCGTACCGGATGCCGGAGTACTTCACAGCCATCGCAGGTAACGGTGGCACCTCGAACCCGACTCCGGATGCCGGGAACTCGATCGTGCCGATGTTCCTGAACATGGGCGAGAACGATCTGTGGAACCCCTACCTGTCGGCCCCCGGGAGTGTGCGCGACGTCGTGTCGTACTGGGTCGACCGCAACCACGTCGGGCACGTGGATGCGCCGGACTCGACGCAGACCGGCGTCGGGCAGCTCGAGCGCACGACGCTGCAGCGGTGGGAGAACGCCCAGGGCATCCCGCTCTACATGTATGGCTTCACGGCAGGGCGTGATCACAACGTGTCGGTGGACACGATGTGGGACGTATGGGAGCAGTGGTTCTCGAAGTGGAGCAAGGACGACACCGGCAGGCTCTACTACGACGGCGAGCAGGTGCAGGGCACGGGCCCCGACGCCCCGCGGGTGACGGTCACGCCGCGCACGCTCGGATCGAAGGCGTATCTGTCGGTTTCCGTGCACAACCCGGCGGACGTGCCGGTGACGGTGACGGTCGAGGCTGTGTTCGGCTCCAAGACCTTCACACAGGTCGCGCCGGGTGCGACGGTGTCGGTGTCGCTCAACACCAGGGCGACGTTGCTGCCTGCCGGCCAGCTCACTGTCGTTTCGACGGGCGAGCGCGACGGTGAAACCTTCACCGAACCGCTGACCGTCGAGTACGGTCCGTACGCAGGCTGA
- a CDS encoding CPBP family intramembrane glutamic endopeptidase, with amino-acid sequence MSQRTTTLAPGVEYHRVLAGDQRRIGRGILAIVLLMGGMFLFSILFPVIAAMVQGPVSPDDGVVYTPLLHAAGMFAVALLTPWSMLIQRWFYGVKGASLHSVFSRFRFDIFGRALVVIVPAWTVITVALYWAPLPETTWSHTDILWFLLATLLLTPLQAAGEEYGFRGLIFRVAGGWARGARAGLVVAIVVSSVLFAIAHLSTDMWLNAWYLVFAVGVALITWRTGGIEIAVVLHAGFNTLNLLFDAAFRVDFADAYERSAGVGSPITMLPAVVIVIAVIVVWVRTRGAGAARTPADAEARVEAVRAG; translated from the coding sequence ATGAGCCAGCGCACGACCACCCTCGCCCCCGGGGTCGAATACCACCGCGTACTCGCCGGCGACCAGCGGCGCATCGGTCGCGGCATCCTCGCGATCGTGCTGCTGATGGGCGGGATGTTCCTCTTCAGCATCCTCTTCCCCGTCATCGCCGCCATGGTGCAGGGCCCGGTCAGCCCGGACGACGGTGTGGTGTACACGCCCCTGCTGCACGCCGCGGGTATGTTCGCCGTCGCGCTGCTGACCCCATGGAGCATGCTCATTCAGCGGTGGTTCTACGGCGTGAAGGGTGCCTCGCTGCACTCTGTGTTCTCGCGCTTCCGCTTCGACATCTTCGGGCGGGCGCTGGTCGTCATCGTGCCCGCCTGGACCGTCATCACCGTCGCGCTGTACTGGGCGCCGCTACCCGAGACCACCTGGAGCCACACGGACATACTCTGGTTCCTGCTGGCCACGCTGCTGCTCACCCCGCTGCAGGCCGCGGGTGAGGAGTACGGGTTCCGCGGTCTGATCTTCCGCGTCGCCGGCGGATGGGCGCGCGGGGCGCGGGCAGGGCTCGTCGTCGCCATCGTCGTCTCCAGTGTGCTGTTCGCCATCGCTCACCTCTCGACCGACATGTGGCTCAACGCCTGGTACCTCGTCTTCGCCGTGGGGGTTGCGCTCATCACCTGGCGCACCGGCGGCATTGAGATCGCCGTCGTGCTGCACGCCGGATTCAACACCCTGAACTTGCTGTTCGACGCTGCGTTCCGCGTCGATTTCGCCGATGCGTACGAGCGCTCTGCGGGGGTGGGCTCCCCGATCACGATGCTGCCCGCCGTGGTCATCGTCATCGCTGTCATTGTGGTGTGGGTGCGGACGCGGGGTGCGGGGGCGGCGCGGACGCCGGCGGATGCCGAGGCTCGCGTCGAGGCGGTGCGGGCGGGCTAG
- a CDS encoding aldo/keto reductase — MKYTRLGRAGAQVSRIALGTMNMGPVIGEEESFAILDAARESGVNFIDTADVYGGPPWGSEPGQTEALVGRWISARGVRDEIVLATKVYEAMGAGPNDRGLSSLHIRRAVEASLQRLQTDRIDLYQMHHIDRRVPVDEVLDAFTRLRDQGKILYLGSSNFAGWNIAQYQEVAAATRRAPLVTEQSVYSLANRMVELEVAPAAAAYGMGLLPWSPLAGGQLAGVLRKADTSRSDASRLGGRRERVERYERFADERGVDPAVLGIAWLLHQPVVTAPIVGPRRMQHLTSALAALDVQLDAADLAALDEIWPGPGGQAPEAYAW; from the coding sequence ATGAAGTACACCCGACTCGGACGCGCCGGCGCGCAGGTCAGCCGCATCGCGCTGGGCACGATGAACATGGGCCCCGTGATCGGTGAAGAGGAGTCGTTCGCCATCCTCGACGCCGCACGCGAGAGCGGCGTGAACTTCATCGACACCGCGGATGTGTACGGTGGACCGCCCTGGGGGTCGGAGCCGGGCCAGACGGAGGCGCTCGTCGGGCGCTGGATCTCGGCGCGCGGAGTGCGCGACGAGATAGTCCTGGCGACGAAGGTCTACGAAGCGATGGGGGCCGGCCCTAACGATCGCGGGCTCTCATCGCTGCACATCCGCAGAGCGGTGGAGGCATCCCTGCAGCGCCTGCAGACCGACCGGATCGACCTCTACCAGATGCACCACATCGACCGGCGCGTGCCGGTGGACGAAGTGCTCGACGCGTTCACCCGTCTTCGGGACCAGGGGAAGATCCTGTACCTCGGCTCCTCCAACTTCGCCGGCTGGAACATCGCGCAGTACCAGGAGGTCGCGGCCGCCACCCGCCGGGCACCGCTGGTGACGGAGCAGTCGGTGTACAGCCTCGCCAACCGCATGGTCGAACTGGAAGTCGCGCCCGCGGCTGCGGCGTACGGCATGGGCCTGCTGCCGTGGTCGCCGCTGGCCGGAGGTCAGCTGGCCGGCGTCCTTCGCAAAGCGGACACCTCGCGCAGCGACGCTTCACGGCTGGGCGGCCGCCGCGAGCGCGTCGAGCGCTATGAGCGCTTCGCCGACGAGCGGGGAGTCGATCCCGCCGTGCTCGGGATCGCGTGGCTCCTGCACCAGCCCGTCGTCACCGCCCCCATCGTCGGGCCGCGGCGCATGCAGCACCTCACGAGCGCGCTGGCTGCACTCGACGTGCAGCTGGATGCCGCCGACTTGGCTGCCTTGGACGAGATCTGGCCCGGCCCCGGCGGGCAGGCGCCGGAGGCGTATGCCTGGTAG
- a CDS encoding LacI family DNA-binding transcriptional regulator, translated as MPDVGIRDVAARAGLSVATVSNALNRPELVSQRAARRVQQAIDELGYVPNVAARQLRAGRSDVIGMAVINITNPFFSESVLGAEEVTEQAGYSIIVGNSFDSRDRESRYLELFDRQRLDGVLLAPVSDDLSELERFDKRGVPIVLVDRVDPTGVRLSVSLDDVMGGAMAADHLLAGGARHVMFVGGPFHVAQMRDRHDGVSRAVTRAGARFSLIETSTLSVRLGREIGDRIAAMPAGERPDGVFGGNDEVALGIMQSLIHHGISVPDDVAIVGYDDIDFSAAAIVPLTSISQPSLEMGRSAARLLLSALADPAQELASVRYEPTLIQRRSTRVP; from the coding sequence ATGCCTGACGTCGGCATCCGCGATGTGGCTGCGCGGGCCGGGCTTTCGGTCGCCACCGTGTCCAACGCGTTGAACAGGCCGGAGCTGGTCTCGCAGCGCGCCGCGCGGCGCGTGCAGCAGGCGATCGACGAACTCGGCTACGTGCCGAACGTCGCCGCGCGGCAGCTGCGCGCCGGTCGCAGCGACGTCATCGGCATGGCCGTCATCAACATCACCAACCCGTTCTTCTCCGAGTCCGTGCTCGGAGCGGAAGAGGTGACCGAGCAGGCCGGCTACTCCATCATCGTCGGCAACAGCTTCGACTCGCGGGATCGTGAGTCCCGGTACCTGGAACTGTTCGACAGGCAGCGTCTCGATGGGGTGCTGCTGGCCCCCGTCAGCGATGACCTGTCCGAGCTGGAGCGCTTCGACAAGCGGGGCGTTCCGATCGTGCTGGTCGACCGCGTCGATCCCACCGGCGTGCGCCTGTCCGTGTCGCTCGACGACGTCATGGGCGGCGCGATGGCCGCCGATCACCTTCTGGCCGGCGGCGCGCGCCACGTGATGTTCGTGGGCGGCCCCTTCCATGTGGCGCAGATGCGCGATCGCCACGACGGCGTGAGTCGTGCCGTCACCCGCGCCGGCGCGCGCTTCAGCCTGATCGAGACCAGCACGCTCAGTGTGCGGCTCGGTCGCGAGATCGGCGACCGGATCGCCGCCATGCCCGCGGGCGAGCGTCCGGACGGCGTCTTCGGCGGCAACGATGAGGTGGCCCTCGGCATCATGCAGAGCCTCATCCATCACGGCATCTCGGTGCCGGATGACGTCGCGATCGTCGGCTATGACGACATCGACTTCTCGGCTGCCGCCATCGTGCCGCTCACCTCGATCAGCCAGCCCAGCCTCGAGATGGGCCGCAGTGCCGCGCGGCTCCTGCTGTCGGCGCTGGCAGACCCGGCTCAGGAGCTCGCATCCGTCAGGTACGAACCCACTTTGATTCAGCGGCGCTCCACCCGCGTGCCCTGA
- a CDS encoding aldo/keto reductase encodes MSPEDQLLPRVSLGRTGIQVSPLCIGTAAWGVSSPVHGLTVPEEDAIATVHAALQSPINFLDTSNNYGDGESERRIGAALAQANVPAHFVVQTKLDRDPDTGAFTADRMRRSLDESLERLGLDSVPLLYLHDPEHITFAEAMALGGPVDTLAALRDEGYAAHIGIAGGPAQLLRRFVETDVFDALITHNRFTLVDRTADELLSIASEAGLGVINGAVYGGGILSSWPRVSDWYHYRSAPDEVLQAIDTIGAACARHDVPLIAAALQFSARDPRIHSTICGMVSPAQVEQTVALLDVPIPDDLWDEIDRLTPSRSTWIND; translated from the coding sequence ATGAGTCCCGAGGACCAGCTCCTCCCGCGCGTGAGCCTCGGACGCACCGGCATCCAGGTGTCGCCGCTGTGCATCGGCACGGCAGCGTGGGGAGTGTCCTCTCCGGTGCACGGACTGACGGTGCCGGAGGAAGACGCCATCGCCACCGTGCATGCCGCGCTGCAGTCACCGATCAACTTTCTCGACACCTCCAACAACTACGGTGACGGCGAGAGCGAGCGGCGCATCGGCGCGGCCCTTGCGCAGGCGAACGTGCCGGCCCATTTCGTCGTGCAGACGAAGCTCGACCGTGACCCCGACACCGGCGCGTTCACCGCGGATCGGATGCGGCGGTCGCTCGACGAAAGCCTGGAGCGGCTCGGGCTCGACTCCGTTCCGCTGCTCTACCTGCACGATCCGGAGCACATCACGTTCGCCGAGGCGATGGCGCTGGGAGGGCCCGTGGACACTCTCGCCGCGCTGCGGGACGAGGGCTATGCCGCCCACATCGGCATCGCCGGTGGCCCGGCGCAGCTGCTGCGGCGATTCGTCGAGACGGACGTCTTCGACGCGCTGATCACGCACAATCGATTCACTCTCGTGGACCGCACGGCGGACGAGCTGCTCAGCATCGCATCCGAGGCGGGGCTCGGGGTGATCAACGGCGCTGTCTACGGAGGCGGCATCCTCAGCTCCTGGCCGCGTGTGTCCGACTGGTATCACTACCGCAGCGCGCCCGACGAGGTGCTTCAGGCGATCGACACCATCGGCGCCGCGTGTGCCCGTCACGACGTGCCGCTTATCGCCGCCGCGCTGCAGTTCTCGGCACGCGACCCGCGGATCCACTCCACGATCTGCGGCATGGTCTCCCCAGCGCAGGTGGAGCAGACCGTCGCCCTGCTCGACGTTCCCATCCCCGACGATCTGTGGGATGAGATCGACCGGCTCACTCCCAGCCGAAGCACCTGGATCAATGATTGA
- a CDS encoding ester cyclase, translated as MEPWELREWYADYLDACNRHDLDAIRSFLDPAVRRAHLPGGADAWIDDFADLFHAFPDWRWRRIQLVVEDDRIAAHVRGSGTHQGVFRDIAPTRRHVNVAEFAIYRVANGRIVESTGSGDAEILGQLRGE; from the coding sequence ATGGAGCCGTGGGAGTTGCGCGAGTGGTACGCGGACTACCTCGATGCCTGCAACCGTCACGACCTGGACGCGATCCGGTCGTTCCTCGACCCGGCGGTGCGGCGGGCGCACCTTCCCGGGGGAGCGGATGCGTGGATCGATGATTTCGCGGACCTCTTCCACGCGTTCCCGGATTGGCGCTGGCGCCGCATCCAGCTCGTGGTCGAAGACGACCGGATTGCAGCCCACGTGCGTGGCAGCGGCACTCATCAGGGCGTCTTTCGAGACATCGCGCCGACGCGTCGTCACGTCAACGTGGCGGAGTTCGCCATCTACCGCGTGGCGAACGGCCGCATCGTCGAGTCCACCGGCAGCGGCGACGCCGAGATACTCGGCCAGCTGCGCGGAGAGTGA
- a CDS encoding TetR/AcrR family transcriptional regulator — MDEGSRKSARSPGRPRHASREEVRAVALALFEEKGYAATSLAEIARRVGVSRTTLFSYFPAKRDLMWDEFDTRAERMRQSLAASADLPPMEVVVAAILALVHYSTADRASFTVRWRIVDADDELRAAVALRTAELSREILDEVHRRAPNLDRERTGDVVHALMAIGERATSDWAAATDADEGLDAFTARRLHPFVEALRPLLG; from the coding sequence ATGGACGAAGGCAGCCGAAAGAGCGCGCGGAGCCCGGGCCGGCCGCGGCATGCGAGCCGGGAAGAGGTCCGCGCCGTCGCCCTCGCGCTGTTCGAAGAGAAGGGGTACGCCGCGACGTCCCTGGCGGAGATCGCTCGGCGGGTCGGCGTCAGCCGCACCACGCTGTTCTCGTACTTCCCCGCCAAGCGTGACCTCATGTGGGACGAGTTCGACACCCGTGCTGAGCGGATGCGGCAGAGCCTCGCGGCATCCGCCGATCTGCCGCCCATGGAGGTGGTCGTCGCCGCGATCCTCGCGCTCGTGCACTACAGCACCGCCGACCGCGCGTCGTTCACCGTCCGCTGGCGGATCGTGGATGCCGATGACGAACTGCGCGCGGCGGTGGCCCTGCGCACGGCGGAGCTGAGTCGGGAGATCCTCGACGAGGTGCACCGGCGCGCTCCGAACCTCGACCGGGAGCGCACGGGGGATGTGGTCCACGCGCTCATGGCGATCGGTGAGCGCGCCACCTCCGACTGGGCCGCCGCGACCGACGCGGACGAGGGGCTCGATGCGTTCACGGCGAGGCGGCTGCATCCGTTCGTGGAGGCGTTGCGTCCGCTGCTCGGGTGA
- a CDS encoding zinc-dependent alcohol dehydrogenase — MKSVQITGVNQIEWVEIDKPEVGPRDVLLRMRACGICGSDAMYASYGGIPPRQGATPLGHEPAAEVVEVGAEVEGFAVGDHVVIDTMRFTDGLLGSGGAQGGFTPYVVVRDAAAGVQLKVIPNHVPWEVAALNEPMAVALHAVNRTGVKEGDKVVIFGAGPIGLGALLGYRRKGASHIVVVDVIPSRLAKALEIGADAVIDSSKEDVGTRLVELQGDGATPWVRGVRPATDIYLDAAGVAVVPQTVTSIAKHGATLGVVAVHKKPVELDFGGILQTELNIVWAMGYPTEIFEVTDDIVENWEKYAKIISHRFPFDQTLEALELAATPGAADKVTVVFD; from the coding sequence ATGAAGTCCGTCCAGATCACCGGTGTGAACCAGATCGAATGGGTCGAGATCGACAAGCCGGAGGTCGGCCCGCGCGATGTGCTGCTGCGCATGCGAGCGTGCGGCATCTGCGGCTCCGATGCGATGTACGCGAGCTATGGCGGTATCCCGCCCCGCCAGGGCGCCACTCCCCTCGGGCACGAGCCTGCCGCCGAGGTCGTCGAGGTCGGCGCCGAGGTCGAGGGCTTCGCCGTCGGCGACCATGTCGTCATCGACACGATGCGCTTCACGGACGGGCTGCTCGGCTCCGGAGGCGCTCAGGGCGGGTTCACCCCCTACGTCGTCGTGCGCGATGCCGCTGCGGGCGTGCAGCTCAAGGTCATTCCCAACCACGTCCCGTGGGAGGTCGCCGCGCTCAACGAGCCGATGGCCGTGGCCCTGCACGCCGTGAACCGCACCGGTGTGAAGGAGGGCGACAAGGTCGTCATCTTCGGCGCCGGACCCATCGGCCTTGGCGCGCTGCTCGGCTACCGACGCAAGGGCGCCAGCCACATCGTGGTCGTCGACGTGATCCCCTCGCGCCTCGCGAAGGCGCTGGAGATCGGTGCGGATGCCGTCATCGACTCGTCGAAGGAAGACGTCGGCACGCGTCTGGTCGAACTGCAGGGCGACGGCGCGACGCCGTGGGTGCGCGGTGTGCGCCCGGCCACCGACATCTACCTGGATGCCGCGGGCGTCGCCGTCGTGCCCCAGACCGTCACGAGCATCGCCAAGCACGGCGCGACGCTCGGCGTCGTCGCGGTGCACAAGAAGCCGGTGGAGCTGGACTTCGGCGGCATCCTGCAGACCGAGCTGAACATCGTGTGGGCGATGGGCTACCCGACCGAGATCTTCGAGGTGACCGACGACATCGTCGAGAACTGGGAGAAGTACGCCAAGATCATCAGCCACCGCTTCCCCTTCGACCAGACGCTCGAGGCGCTGGAACTCGCCGCGACGCCGGGTGCGGCGGACAAGGTGACCGTCGTCTTCGACTGA
- a CDS encoding DNA-binding protein yields the protein MDLPKIGAPAGRALAQAQIRTMDDVRRVGLDHIATLHGVGPKAIELLREALAE from the coding sequence ATGGACCTCCCGAAGATCGGCGCGCCCGCAGGCCGTGCCCTGGCTCAAGCTCAGATCCGCACGATGGACGATGTCAGACGCGTGGGTCTGGATCACATCGCGACGCTTCACGGAGTGGGCCCGAAGGCCATCGAGCTGCTGCGGGAGGCACTGGCAGAGTGA